In Halobacteroides halobius DSM 5150, the genomic window CCAAAAATACTTCATCTCTATCTTATCCCATAATGCATTAATCTCACCTGTCAACACCTTATAGTGAACCAGAAAGTTTATTCCTCCTAGTGTCATAAACAAAATAGTTACATATTCAATTAATTTATAATATTGATAACCAGTTTGTTTAAAGTAAGCAATACTAGCATCATAATTAGTAAAACCACCGGTTGATAAAGTAGTAAACGAATGAGTTATTGCATCAAACAAGGATACCCCTAATATCTTTAGTAAAATAATCTCTAGTAAAGTAAATAAAGCATAAATCCCCCATAAAATCTTAACTGTTTTAAAAATATTAGGTACTGGTCTACTTTGGTTTATTTTATGACTTTCTGCAGTAAATAATTGAAATAATCCTGCTTGACCACGAAAAGTAACAACCAAAAAGAAAGTCAAAAAGCCTAATCCACCTAACCACTGAATTAAACAACGCCAAAACTGAATAGACTTAGGCAGATTACTTAAATCTGTAAAAACAGTAATTCCTGTAGTAGTAAATCCACTAACTGTCTCAAATAAAGTATCTAAATAGGTATAATCTAATTTTAAATAAAAAGGTAAGGCTCCAACAAAAGAGATAGTAATCCACCCTAAAGCACACACTAACATTCCAGTTGTCAAGTTGATTTTTCCCTTTTTAAATTTAAATTGAGTAATAAATCCTAATCCTAAAGATAATAAAGCAGGAATAATAAAAGCATAAACCAATTCTTCTCCGTAAATAAAGCCAACTACTATAGGCAATAGCAATGTACATCCTAAAACAATTAATAATGATCCTATTAAACTGATAACAGTCGTTAGTTTTTGATTAAACAATCAATCACCTCCTATCTAATATGCTAATAAATTCACTTAGTTTCTCTATTAATAAAAAATCCTTCTCCATTCAATCATTAACCGGTGAATCACCTCTGGCTAATTTTAATATTCAAACTATACATTAATTAGATAACAACTCCTCTATTCCTTCTTTTCCAAAAGAATATGTCTCTCCACAAAAATGACATTTAATCTCTACTTGTCCTTCCTTATCTAACGCTTCACGTAATTCTTCTTCACCTAAACTCATAATCAAATCCTGCATTCTTTCTTGGCTACACTTACACTTATATTCAACATCTTTATTAGCTAACACCCTAAAGTCAAATCCAGTCAATAATTTCTCTAATAATCCTTCAGGACTCATACCTTCTTCAATTAAACTACTAACTGATGTAACTGTTGCTAGGTTATCTTCTAACTGCTTAATTGTTTCTTCACTGGCGTCTGGCATTAACTGAATAATAAATCCACCTGCTGCTTTAACAGATAAGTCTTTGTCAACTAAAACTCCTAAGCCGACTGAAGAAGGTGTCTGCTCAGATTTTGTAAAATAATAAGTTAAGTCATCACCAATTTCTCCAGAAACTAAAGGAATACTACCATGGTAGGGCTCTTTGAGTCTCATATTTTTAGTTACAAAAAGTTGACCTTGACCAATTCCTTTAGCTACATCTAACTTCCCCTTTTGATTAGTCATTAGCTTAACTTGGGGATTTGTTACATAACCTCTCACTTGTCCATATTGATTACCTTGGGCAATAATTTTGCCTAAGGGGCCATTCCCTTCTATTCTTAAAGTAACTTCATCTCCTGACTTAAACATTGAGCCCATCAATAACCCAGCAGTTAAAGTCCTACCTAAAGCTGCTGTTGCTACAGGCGTGGTTTGATGTGATTGGTGGGCTTGATTAACTACTTTAGTTGAACGAACTGCTAATGCTCTAACTTCTTTATTAGTTGTCATAGCTCTTACTAAATAATCATTCATCTCTATCACCTCTTAATTTTTTTAGTTCTTTTACTATTCGGTAACTATTTCCAGCTACATTACCTAACTCAATTTTAGGTTTTAGGTGACCATGAAAATCACTACCAGCGGTACTTAATATTTCTTTTTGTTTAGCTAGTTTGACAAAACCTTCAATTTCCTCTTGATCATGATAAGTACTATAAGATTCTAAACCCTGTAAGCCCGCAGTTATCAAATCATCAATCACTTCTTTATCATTATAACTTAAAGTAGAACCTGGATGGGCCAAAATAGCTACACCACCTAATTGTCTAATCAATTCTATTGCATCTTTAGCTTGAGGCTTCCAACAAGGAACATAAGCCTTGGCCCCTGCCTTAAAATAATCTAAATAAAAATTAAAATAGGGTTGGTCACTTTTATCTCCTTTTAAATATGTTTGTAGTTTATCATTACCCTGATTCTCTGGTTTACTTAGCAATACTTCAGCAATAAATCCACCTAAAGGGCGCTCATGATCAGTTTGAGCTAATACTTCTTGAGCAGTAATATTAAATCCTAGCTCTTGTAACCTGGCTATTCTTTTATAAAATTGTTCCTTTTTAGCTTCTTCCATTCCTGCTAGTAACTTATCTATCTTAGGAGATTTCCAATCAAGATAATAGCCTAAAATATGTAAAGTATTATCCCTATATCTTGTATCAAATTCAACCCCGGGAATAATCTCTAAATCTTCTCCTCTAGTTAATTCTAAAGCTTCATCTACTCCATCCGTTACATTATGGTCAGTAATAGCTATTGCAGCTAATTTTTTTTCTTTAGCCTTCTTTATTATTTCCTGAACAGAATAATCAGCATCATCACTATAATTAGTATGAATATGTAAATCTATTTCTTTCATTATTTTCCTCCCTATTATTATTCTAATCCTCACTATACCAAACTTTGCTTACTAAAATCAATAATTAATTATCCTCCTACCTAATTTTGAAATCAAATCATAATTCTGGTATAATGATTTAAAGGAATTTATTAAGGGGTGAAATTATGAGATTAATCAAAGTAGAAAATATAACAGCAAATATGAAACTAGCTAAACCTGTTTATCATCAAGGTCGAGTCCTATTAAATGTATACTGTTCTAATTTACATAAGTATAAAAATAAATTACTAGATATTGGCATACATCATATTTATATTGAAGACGAAAAATCTAAAAATATAGAAGTAAATGATATAATTAATCGAAAAACAAGAATAAAAAGCAAGAAAGT contains:
- a CDS encoding TrkH family potassium uptake protein, which gives rise to MFNQKLTTVISLIGSLLIVLGCTLLLPIVVGFIYGEELVYAFIIPALLSLGLGFITQFKFKKGKINLTTGMLVCALGWITISFVGALPFYLKLDYTYLDTLFETVSGFTTTGITVFTDLSNLPKSIQFWRCLIQWLGGLGFLTFFLVVTFRGQAGLFQLFTAESHKINQSRPVPNIFKTVKILWGIYALFTLLEIILLKILGVSLFDAITHSFTTLSTGGFTNYDASIAYFKQTGYQYYKLIEYVTILFMTLGGINFLVHYKVLTGEINALWDKIEMKYFWAIISGVSSLIILDHYLAFPFKWSGLERTIRYTLFQVVSILTTTGFATEGIITSFYPALAKQFFLLLMFIGGCVGSTAGGIKIIRVAILNKLLQREVKKIYYPKHAVLPVVVDGNKISDQEIFKTVALVFGWLILIVIGGAITAISSNLSAWQAFSGIFSALGNIGPFYFSVEKMQSLSAGIKITYIIGMLAGRLEILPIFVLFSKQAWRR
- a CDS encoding PHP domain-containing protein, with the protein product MKEIDLHIHTNYSDDADYSVQEIIKKAKEKKLAAIAITDHNVTDGVDEALELTRGEDLEIIPGVEFDTRYRDNTLHILGYYLDWKSPKIDKLLAGMEEAKKEQFYKRIARLQELGFNITAQEVLAQTDHERPLGGFIAEVLLSKPENQGNDKLQTYLKGDKSDQPYFNFYLDYFKAGAKAYVPCWKPQAKDAIELIRQLGGVAILAHPGSTLSYNDKEVIDDLITAGLQGLESYSTYHDQEEIEGFVKLAKQKEILSTAGSDFHGHLKPKIELGNVAGNSYRIVKELKKLRGDRDE
- the hslO gene encoding Hsp33 family molecular chaperone HslO, whose protein sequence is MNDYLVRAMTTNKEVRALAVRSTKVVNQAHQSHQTTPVATAALGRTLTAGLLMGSMFKSGDEVTLRIEGNGPLGKIIAQGNQYGQVRGYVTNPQVKLMTNQKGKLDVAKGIGQGQLFVTKNMRLKEPYHGSIPLVSGEIGDDLTYYFTKSEQTPSSVGLGVLVDKDLSVKAAGGFIIQLMPDASEETIKQLEDNLATVTSVSSLIEEGMSPEGLLEKLLTGFDFRVLANKDVEYKCKCSQERMQDLIMSLGEEELREALDKEGQVEIKCHFCGETYSFGKEGIEELLSN